AGATCCGGGAAACGTTGGGCCTTTTCCTTCATCTTGATGTGCAGGTCCCTGAGGAATCGCTGCATGTAGACCTTGCGGCTGGGGCGGGCCAGCATCGAGGCGCTGCCAGCCAGGTCGCAAGGCACCGAAAACGTCAGGCCGCCGCGGATACGGCTGTCAAGTTGGGCGCCCTCTTCCGCCAGGTACAACATCGTCAGGTTGCCACCCATGGAGAACCCGGACAGCCCCAGGCATCGATACCGTGAGGGCGAATCCAGTGCAGCCCGAACCACCGCCCTCAGGTCCTCCGTAGAACCGCTGTGATAGAAGCGTGGTAGATGATTCATATGGCCTCCGCAGGAGCGGAAGTTCCATGCCAGCACGTCCCAACCATCTGCCAGGAGGGCCCGGCCCAGACCGAGAACATAGGGTCGCCGGCTATGCCCCTCCAGCCCATGGGACAGTATCGCCAACCGGTCGCTGCCCTGCTCGTACCAGTCGAGATGCAACTCATCGCCGTCTTTGGTCTTCAACACCGACTCCCGGGGCATCATGAGTTCGACATGCCTG
The window above is part of the Marinobacter nanhaiticus D15-8W genome. Proteins encoded here:
- a CDS encoding YheT family hydrolase, producing the protein MTGHPSDFYPLPADLASDSQSYRPPLWLRSGHLQSVWPTLFRHVELMMPRESVLKTKDGDELHLDWYEQGSDRLAILSHGLEGHSRRPYVLGLGRALLADGWDVLAWNFRSCGGHMNHLPRFYHSGSTEDLRAVVRAALDSPSRYRCLGLSGFSMGGNLTMLYLAEEGAQLDSRIRGGLTFSVPCDLAGSASMLARPSRKVYMQRFLRDLHIKMKEKAQRFPDLIDIDGYEQIRSFQQFDDRYTAPLHGFRDAEHYWSQASCLPRLPEIRVPSLIVNAMDDPFLSPSCFPSKKTQLGDRVQLEAPRWGGHVGFVELARDGYYWSERRALQFFRGLV